The Leptospira hartskeerlii genome contains a region encoding:
- a CDS encoding PilZ domain-containing protein encodes MDRTVKETEALTKILQTLFARLPVSVEIKGRSYPAKIVGIKDGLYLLASLPGKSDGEKTRILFLTHNNHFFHGVFTVVQRNEGNALELLRIQAVKVSEAKRAQGRVDLENGREPIILTNIINQLHLRRSLGFIDKIVETILQKHSKKMKETYPESLIYFSDRMDNRLRIMYNFEQSIFVTNRLERSSGGAGQNFVPIEEYLKLLALNKIESRFISEISVLIRYKNYTPLGYVQVLSEKPLDTEDYNKITLFAAAVSRDVIASGFFQESKERCIAEDISRSGLGFFHAQSIFFSRSFAVGEILLFDLQLNQELRGTYRAAIRNITNTDKMFRIGLQFFNLNSKEEEMLNQFVDSRLGPGEGSQAPESTVQESSLPSEAGSAPEMETVSEDIPDMGFEGEEESV; translated from the coding sequence TTGGATAGGACAGTCAAAGAAACAGAGGCTCTGACTAAAATCCTCCAAACATTATTTGCGAGACTACCGGTTTCTGTGGAAATTAAGGGCAGGTCCTATCCCGCAAAAATTGTAGGGATCAAAGACGGTCTCTATCTTCTGGCGTCTCTACCCGGAAAATCGGATGGAGAGAAGACCAGGATCTTATTTCTCACTCATAATAATCATTTTTTTCACGGCGTTTTTACTGTTGTTCAAAGAAATGAAGGTAACGCTTTAGAATTACTTAGGATCCAAGCGGTAAAGGTCAGTGAGGCAAAACGTGCGCAAGGTAGGGTGGATTTGGAAAACGGCAGAGAGCCGATCATCCTTACCAATATCATCAACCAGCTCCACTTAAGGCGTTCATTAGGTTTTATTGATAAAATAGTAGAGACCATCCTTCAGAAACATTCCAAAAAAATGAAAGAGACCTATCCGGAGTCTTTGATCTATTTTTCGGATCGAATGGATAACCGTCTCAGGATCATGTACAACTTCGAACAATCGATTTTTGTTACCAACCGTTTGGAAAGAAGTTCCGGTGGAGCAGGGCAAAATTTCGTTCCGATTGAAGAATATCTGAAACTTCTTGCATTGAATAAGATAGAATCCAGATTTATTTCCGAAATTTCAGTTCTGATACGTTATAAAAATTATACTCCTCTCGGCTATGTGCAGGTTCTATCCGAAAAGCCGTTAGATACTGAAGATTATAATAAGATCACATTATTCGCTGCTGCCGTCTCTAGGGACGTGATTGCTTCAGGGTTCTTCCAAGAATCCAAGGAAAGATGTATCGCAGAAGATATAAGCAGAAGTGGACTTGGATTTTTCCATGCTCAATCTATTTTCTTTTCCAGAAGTTTTGCTGTGGGAGAAATATTACTCTTCGATCTGCAGTTGAACCAAGAATTGAGAGGAACTTATCGTGCCGCTATCCGAAACATCACGAATACCGACAAAATGTTCCGTATCGGTTTGCAATTCTTTAACTTAAATTCCAAAGAAGAAGAGATGCTGAACCAATTCGTGGATTCCAGATTAGGACCTGGAGAAGGTTCTCAAGCTCCGGAATCTACTGTGCAAGAATCAAGTCTTCCATCTGAAGCTGGATCTGCTCCGGAAATGGAAACAGTTTCGGAAGATATTCCGGATATGGGTTTTGAAGGAGAAGAAGAGTCTGTCTAA
- the nhaC gene encoding Na+/H+ antiporter NhaC encodes MNEKPGFWISLFPLGFLILSLSTAGYLFGSGIAEGPAQILLFSAGAISAGISRIRGISWEKIEDTVLDSLRNVLQPILILLLIGALIGIWIRSGIVPALIVWGLELLKPEIFLPSALILSSVVSLATGSSWSTVGTIGVALIGVGAGLGKPLGMVAGAVVSGAYFGDKLSPFSETTNLASSITGVSLLSHIRNMARTTLPAFGICLLAFGFLGWGGNQGETETATGPVISALKAEFHISWVLLFPPLLTFFLIYFRVSAIPSIFIGVLSGGVCFVLTQTNIYANSLNFQDAASSAFKNLVSAASEGTKVRTGHAVVDGLLSRGGMSSMLSTVWLIISAMFYAGIMEGGGMTQVLAEKVLNWANARGSLFAATVFTCVGTNLFCADQYLAIVVPGKMFKEAYSRKGLDPRNLSRCLEDSGTMTSALVPWNSCGSFMATALGVPTLVYLPYAFLNLLSPLFSLVTGWTGWGLAGKDLESKKE; translated from the coding sequence ATGAACGAAAAACCAGGGTTTTGGATCTCTTTATTTCCTCTTGGATTTTTGATCCTTTCATTGAGCACTGCAGGTTATTTATTCGGAAGCGGTATTGCGGAAGGACCTGCCCAAATTTTATTGTTCAGTGCCGGTGCGATCTCCGCGGGAATTTCCAGAATCAGAGGAATTTCTTGGGAGAAGATAGAAGACACAGTTTTAGATTCTCTAAGAAACGTTCTCCAGCCAATACTCATTTTACTTCTGATCGGAGCATTAATCGGGATTTGGATCCGTTCTGGAATCGTTCCTGCGCTCATAGTCTGGGGATTGGAACTACTAAAGCCTGAGATATTTTTACCGTCTGCACTTATCTTATCTTCCGTCGTTTCTCTGGCTACAGGAAGTTCTTGGTCCACTGTTGGAACGATCGGAGTCGCTTTGATTGGAGTGGGAGCAGGACTTGGGAAACCGTTGGGAATGGTTGCCGGGGCAGTAGTTTCGGGTGCTTACTTCGGAGATAAACTTTCTCCCTTTTCGGAAACTACAAATCTAGCATCTTCCATTACTGGAGTTTCACTTTTATCACATATCCGTAATATGGCTAGGACCACTTTGCCGGCATTCGGGATCTGTCTTTTGGCATTTGGGTTTTTGGGATGGGGTGGTAACCAAGGAGAAACGGAAACTGCAACTGGTCCTGTGATTTCCGCACTCAAAGCTGAATTTCATATTTCTTGGGTTTTACTTTTTCCTCCTTTGCTTACATTTTTTCTGATCTATTTTAGAGTTTCTGCAATTCCTTCCATATTTATAGGGGTTTTGAGTGGGGGAGTTTGTTTCGTGCTGACCCAAACTAATATATATGCAAATTCTTTAAACTTCCAAGATGCTGCTTCTTCCGCTTTTAAAAATTTGGTCTCTGCCGCCTCGGAAGGAACGAAGGTAAGAACAGGACACGCGGTTGTAGACGGATTATTATCCAGAGGCGGAATGTCTTCTATGCTTTCCACAGTTTGGCTCATTATCTCCGCCATGTTTTATGCAGGGATCATGGAAGGAGGAGGGATGACCCAAGTTTTAGCCGAGAAGGTCTTGAACTGGGCCAACGCGAGAGGATCTCTATTTGCAGCTACAGTATTTACCTGTGTTGGAACAAATCTATTCTGTGCGGATCAATATCTTGCGATCGTAGTCCCAGGCAAAATGTTCAAAGAAGCTTATTCCAGAAAAGGATTGGATCCAAGAAATCTTTCCCGCTGTTTGGAGGATTCTGGAACAATGACCTCCGCATTAGTTCCCTGGAATTCCTGCGGTTCCTTTATGGCTACCGCATTAGGAGTTCCTACACTCGTGTATCTTCCTTACGCATTCTTAAATTTACTTTCTCCTTTATTTTCCTTAGTCACGGGATG
- a CDS encoding alpha-hydroxy-acid oxidizing protein, with the protein MSKKIAGKTILIIGGGLLQVPIIQTAKTMLLRTVVADMNPDAPGLKICDLPLIMSTKDIEGMVREAKKLSATTKIDGVITAGTDASMTVAAVANALDLPGIRFVDAEAASNKVKMRERLKKAGVPIPGFAPVWSIQDTRDALEFLQFPLVMKPADNMGARGVVKVNNREELQAAFKHAKKYSPTGEMILEEYMPGPEVSVDALAWDGKYMITGLADRIIEREPYFIEMGHNMPSALSPEIQKEIEDVMFRGMQALGIRRGAGKGDIKVTPTGVKVGEIAARLSGGFMSAFTFPLSSGINLNRAAILIALGEEPDNLEPLFHRVSIERALLAPKGKLLAIDGLEEAKKIEGVTDIYLLHKVGDIIPEPTNNIEKTGHVIISAENLSQAESVFSKVLETIQFTCDELYSISEKEIAANARSRFGKEICWVCKVCDGTDCASGVPGMGGVGRMLSFQDNTKALEEYSILPRYIRDNVQANTESLFLGQKLSTSFMCAPMTGAITNMSGAMDEYTLAAVLLEGCLASGSLAWLGDGASPEKYLIILEALKKVDGKGILICKPREDEGLIKERFQEAEAQGVIALGMDIDAVNFKTLVQKKIPSVTRGVDALSKIRSYTKLPFILKGVMSPEDAILAREAGADAIVVSNHGGRVLDDMPGTARVLPMIREALGPDFPISVDGGVRSGADVFKMHALGANNVLIGRPMAISAVGGGVAGVRFLVSQYTEGLAQAMNTVGVSKISEIRKEFIFRKKEETSS; encoded by the coding sequence GTGAGTAAAAAAATCGCAGGTAAGACGATCCTAATTATAGGCGGAGGACTTTTACAAGTCCCCATCATCCAAACGGCAAAAACGATGCTTCTTAGGACAGTGGTGGCGGATATGAATCCGGATGCGCCCGGTCTGAAAATTTGCGATCTTCCTCTTATCATGTCCACAAAGGATATAGAAGGAATGGTAAGAGAGGCTAAAAAATTATCCGCTACTACAAAGATAGATGGGGTCATCACCGCAGGAACGGATGCGAGTATGACTGTTGCCGCAGTAGCTAACGCATTAGATCTTCCTGGTATCAGATTTGTGGATGCGGAAGCAGCTTCTAATAAAGTAAAGATGAGAGAACGCCTGAAAAAAGCAGGAGTTCCGATTCCAGGTTTTGCTCCTGTTTGGAGTATCCAAGATACACGTGATGCGTTGGAATTCCTACAATTCCCATTGGTAATGAAACCTGCGGATAATATGGGAGCCCGCGGAGTTGTAAAAGTAAACAATCGGGAAGAGCTACAGGCCGCATTCAAACATGCAAAAAAATATTCACCGACTGGTGAGATGATCTTAGAAGAATATATGCCAGGTCCCGAAGTTTCCGTGGATGCGCTTGCATGGGACGGAAAATATATGATCACAGGTCTTGCGGACCGTATCATTGAAAGAGAACCCTATTTTATAGAGATGGGCCATAATATGCCTTCTGCTCTTTCTCCCGAGATCCAAAAAGAAATAGAAGATGTGATGTTCCGTGGAATGCAGGCTCTCGGGATCAGAAGAGGTGCAGGTAAAGGAGATATTAAAGTTACACCTACAGGTGTAAAAGTGGGAGAGATCGCGGCACGTCTTTCCGGTGGATTCATGTCTGCATTTACTTTTCCTTTATCTAGCGGGATCAATCTAAATAGAGCAGCCATATTGATTGCGCTTGGAGAAGAGCCTGATAATTTAGAGCCGTTATTTCATCGAGTATCCATTGAAAGAGCATTGCTTGCGCCTAAGGGAAAACTTCTTGCAATCGACGGACTGGAAGAAGCTAAGAAGATCGAAGGTGTAACTGATATTTACCTCTTACACAAAGTAGGAGATATTATCCCGGAACCCACGAACAATATTGAAAAAACCGGGCATGTGATCATCTCTGCGGAAAATTTGAGTCAAGCAGAGAGTGTATTCTCCAAAGTATTAGAAACGATTCAATTTACTTGCGACGAGTTATATTCCATTTCCGAGAAAGAGATCGCGGCTAACGCAAGATCTCGTTTTGGAAAGGAAATCTGTTGGGTCTGCAAGGTTTGTGACGGAACTGACTGTGCTTCCGGAGTTCCCGGGATGGGCGGAGTAGGAAGAATGCTCAGCTTCCAGGACAATACAAAAGCATTGGAGGAATATTCTATTCTACCCAGATATATCCGCGACAATGTGCAAGCGAATACCGAGAGCCTATTTTTAGGTCAGAAATTATCGACTTCGTTCATGTGCGCTCCAATGACGGGTGCAATCACAAACATGAGCGGAGCCATGGACGAATATACATTAGCCGCAGTTTTATTGGAAGGATGTTTGGCTTCTGGCAGCTTGGCATGGTTAGGCGATGGCGCAAGCCCGGAGAAATATCTGATCATTCTGGAAGCTCTCAAAAAAGTGGACGGTAAAGGTATCCTTATCTGTAAACCTCGCGAAGACGAGGGACTCATCAAAGAAAGATTTCAAGAGGCAGAGGCGCAGGGTGTCATCGCACTCGGAATGGATATAGACGCGGTAAATTTCAAAACTCTGGTGCAGAAAAAAATCCCTTCCGTCACAAGAGGAGTGGACGCACTCTCTAAAATACGTTCTTACACTAAACTTCCTTTTATCTTAAAAGGTGTAATGAGTCCTGAAGATGCGATCCTTGCGAGAGAAGCAGGGGCGGATGCAATCGTTGTTTCTAACCATGGTGGCAGAGTTTTGGATGACATGCCAGGAACTGCGAGAGTTCTTCCTATGATCCGTGAAGCATTGGGACCTGATTTTCCAATCTCCGTAGATGGAGGTGTGAGAAGTGGGGCAGACGTTTTCAAAATGCATGCATTAGGCGCAAACAACGTTCTTATCGGAAGACCTATGGCAATTTCCGCAGTGGGCGGAGGAGTTGCCGGAGTCCGGTTTTTAGTGAGCCAATACACGGAAGGATTGGCACAGGCGATGAATACGGTAGGAGTTTCTAAAATTTCCGAAATTAGGAAAGAATTTATTTTCAGAAAAAAAGAGGAGACTTCCTCGTAA
- a CDS encoding pseudouridine synthase encodes MSNSPAHEGLRTKVGKEEAGSRLDVFLAFRFTYQSRSNWRKILEEGKILVQGKVAKPSYSIKEGDEILYLPGEIFEPPVQTDFKILFEDSRYIAVEKPGDIPIHSAGRYRKNNLTDLLEEDSRFEKIYTIHRLDRETSGVVVFGKDSEAASKFADLFSKRKVNKTYISYVWGNFPTSFRAKGYLISDPSSLIRKKRKFVQKDFFQKLEIPEEDSETCETNFRKIGEGTLHGVPFSKVYCFPKTGRLHQIRATLYSLGFPLLGDKIYGKDESAFIEFIEGKDPDLIAKLGMNRQALHSSSLKFIHPFTGIKTKIGSDLPEDFPE; translated from the coding sequence CTGTCTAATTCTCCTGCGCACGAAGGTCTAAGAACAAAGGTCGGGAAAGAAGAAGCCGGTTCCAGACTGGATGTATTTCTCGCTTTCCGATTTACTTACCAATCCAGATCCAATTGGAGAAAAATATTAGAAGAAGGTAAAATACTCGTCCAAGGAAAAGTGGCAAAACCTTCTTACTCCATTAAAGAAGGTGACGAGATACTTTATTTGCCTGGAGAAATTTTCGAACCTCCTGTTCAAACCGACTTCAAAATTTTATTCGAAGACTCTCGTTATATCGCAGTCGAAAAACCTGGAGATATTCCGATTCATAGTGCCGGAAGATACAGAAAAAATAATCTTACGGATCTATTGGAAGAAGATTCCCGTTTTGAAAAGATTTATACTATTCATAGATTGGACAGAGAAACTTCCGGAGTGGTAGTTTTTGGAAAAGATTCGGAAGCAGCTTCTAAATTTGCAGATCTATTTTCCAAAAGGAAAGTAAACAAAACGTATATTTCTTATGTTTGGGGAAATTTTCCTACTTCCTTTAGGGCAAAAGGATATTTGATATCGGATCCTTCTTCTTTAATTCGTAAAAAGAGAAAATTCGTCCAAAAAGATTTTTTTCAAAAATTAGAAATTCCGGAAGAAGATTCGGAAACCTGCGAAACTAATTTTAGAAAAATAGGAGAAGGCACACTTCATGGGGTGCCTTTTTCTAAAGTGTATTGTTTTCCAAAAACAGGAAGGCTCCATCAAATCAGGGCCACGTTGTATTCTTTAGGATTTCCATTACTTGGAGATAAAATTTACGGCAAGGATGAGAGTGCGTTTATAGAATTTATAGAAGGAAAGGACCCTGATTTGATCGCTAAACTTGGAATGAATAGACAAGCTCTACATTCAAGTTCTCTAAAGTTCATTCATCCATTTACAGGAATAAAAACTAAGATCGGATCGGATTTGCCGGAGGATTTTCCGGAATGA